From a region of the Constantimarinum furrinae genome:
- a CDS encoding glycosyltransferase: MLLLYVFIAVVLMNCIYFLLFSKFSFINAPETQTEATFPVSVIICAKNEAKNLRRNIPLWLKQQYPQFELILVNDASSDKTLKVMESFAEKDPRIKIVNVKNNEAFWGNKKYALTLGIKRAVHTRLLFTDADCEPATKHWIKIMVSHFSEEKQVVLGYGAYSELPGLLNALIRYETLMTAVQYFSYAIVGIPYMGVGRNLAYTSTIYYKNNGFMSHIQLPSGDDDLFVNEVASKNNTAVCFDAAAFTYSIPKKTWKDWIIQKRRHITTSGRYKPHHKFLLGTYFVSNLLFWILAVACLIMNSWIIVVALIGLRFIIQYLVIGYSAKKLKESSLIPFIPLLDLFLVFIQMFIFISNRTAKSTRWK; encoded by the coding sequence ATGCTGCTACTTTACGTGTTTATTGCAGTCGTTCTAATGAACTGCATTTATTTTCTTCTATTTTCTAAATTTTCATTTATTAATGCGCCTGAAACCCAAACTGAGGCAACCTTTCCCGTTTCGGTGATTATCTGCGCGAAAAATGAAGCAAAAAACCTTAGGCGAAATATTCCATTATGGTTGAAGCAGCAATATCCACAATTTGAATTGATCCTGGTAAATGATGCGTCTTCAGATAAAACGCTGAAGGTCATGGAATCGTTCGCAGAAAAAGACCCGCGTATCAAGATCGTTAATGTAAAAAATAATGAAGCTTTCTGGGGAAATAAAAAGTATGCGCTTACCCTTGGGATTAAACGGGCAGTACATACCCGTTTGCTATTTACCGACGCCGATTGCGAACCGGCAACAAAGCACTGGATCAAAATTATGGTTAGTCATTTTTCGGAGGAAAAGCAAGTGGTTTTAGGCTACGGGGCATATTCCGAACTTCCGGGCCTGTTAAATGCGTTAATTAGATATGAAACATTAATGACTGCCGTTCAATATTTCTCTTATGCCATAGTAGGAATTCCATATATGGGGGTGGGCAGAAATCTCGCATATACCAGCACGATCTATTATAAGAACAACGGGTTTATGTCTCATATACAATTGCCTTCGGGTGACGATGACCTGTTTGTAAACGAGGTTGCGTCAAAGAATAATACGGCAGTTTGTTTCGATGCGGCTGCATTTACCTATTCCATTCCGAAGAAAACCTGGAAAGACTGGATAATACAAAAGAGGCGCCATATTACAACATCCGGCAGATACAAACCCCATCATAAATTCTTGCTGGGCACCTATTTTGTTAGCAATTTATTATTCTGGATACTTGCTGTGGCTTGTTTGATCATGAATTCGTGGATCATAGTAGTTGCTCTAATAGGTTTAAGATTTATTATCCAATATCTGGTGATCGGGTATTCTGCAAAAAAATTAAAAGAATCTTCCTTAATTCCATTTATTCCTTTATTGGATTTATTTTTAGTATTCATACAAATGTTTATCTTTATTTCAAACCGTACAGCAAAATCTACACGTTGGAAATAA
- a CDS encoding fasciclin domain-containing protein, translating into MKKWYPFVFFFTLIFMLSACKNEKNEKSYVVDNSEKRETDSLQNIRVQEEKQERISQANSVMAKVMATKETSTFSSLLVTSGMSESLLKEKGPYTILAPTNEAFDKLDEEKRMNFTKPEFKNEMIALVKNHIIEGDIDSVAMVQNIKSGSYSITTLGGKTLKVTKNGSDIIFTTDTGKKAVLGKSDIKGTNGELHLVDTVLAFD; encoded by the coding sequence ATGAAAAAATGGTACCCTTTCGTATTCTTCTTTACTTTGATTTTTATGCTTTCAGCTTGTAAAAATGAAAAGAACGAGAAATCGTATGTCGTAGATAATAGTGAAAAAAGAGAAACAGATTCGCTGCAAAATATCCGGGTACAGGAAGAAAAACAAGAACGGATCTCTCAGGCAAACAGTGTGATGGCAAAAGTCATGGCAACCAAGGAAACTTCCACGTTTTCAAGTCTTTTGGTTACCTCCGGTATGTCTGAGTCTTTGTTAAAAGAAAAAGGGCCATATACTATTCTTGCTCCTACCAACGAGGCTTTTGACAAGCTTGATGAGGAAAAAAGAATGAATTTCACTAAACCCGAATTTAAAAATGAAATGATCGCTCTCGTAAAGAATCATATCATAGAAGGAGACATAGATTCGGTGGCTATGGTTCAGAACATAAAGTCGGGCAGTTATTCGATCACCACATTGGGAGGAAAGACCCTTAAAGTTACCAAAAACGGTAGTGATATTATATTTACCACCGATACCGGGAAAAAGGCTGTTTTAGGGAAAAGTGATATTAAGGGCACGAACGGCGAATTGCACTTAGTCGACACCGTGTTAGCTTTCGATTAA
- a CDS encoding RNA polymerase sigma factor has protein sequence MEISKEEILAQIQKAKKGKQSAFSFLLDRYWNEVYGFQLKRVKSEYEAEDIAIETFSKAFDKIETFDEKYTFPTWLITISKNIQIDKTRKKNASIYAQTSDTSDEHVKKIIDDSPTPEDILITEQNLAELLQFIKELKPHYQEVINLRYFQEMQYNEISEALEEPLNNVKVRLLRAKKLLAEIITQNRDR, from the coding sequence TTGGAAATAAGTAAAGAGGAAATTCTGGCACAAATTCAGAAAGCTAAAAAAGGCAAGCAGAGTGCCTTTAGTTTTTTGTTGGATCGGTACTGGAACGAGGTGTACGGCTTTCAATTAAAGCGCGTTAAAAGCGAATATGAAGCCGAAGATATTGCCATCGAGACCTTTTCGAAGGCCTTTGATAAAATTGAGACGTTCGATGAAAAATATACATTTCCCACTTGGTTGATCACCATTTCGAAAAATATTCAGATTGATAAAACAAGAAAGAAAAATGCCTCTATCTACGCTCAGACTTCCGATACCAGTGACGAACATGTAAAAAAGATCATAGACGATTCTCCAACTCCGGAGGATATTCTAATAACGGAGCAGAATTTAGCCGAATTACTTCAATTTATTAAGGAATTAAAACCTCATTATCAGGAAGTGATCAATCTTCGATATTTTCAGGAAATGCAATACAATGAAATTTCCGAAGCCCTTGAAGAGCCTTTGAACAATGTTAAAGTTAGGCTGTTAAGGGCAAAAAAATTACTGGCAGAGATCATTACTCAAAACAGAGATCGTTGA
- the gap gene encoding type I glyceraldehyde-3-phosphate dehydrogenase, giving the protein MEKTIKIGINGFGRIGRNLFRILLDHPQIEVVAVNDISNTKTMSHLLKYDSIHGVLHREIGFTNTSISIDGMNVTFTSEQDISNISWGEVDVVVECTGKFKSKVQLEQHLENGAKKVILAVPPLEDDIKTVVLGVNDDILTSEDRIISNASCTTNNAAPMLKVLDELCGIEQAYITTIHSYTTDQSLHDQPHRDLRRARAAGQSIVPTTTGAAKALTKIFPDLASVIGGCGIRVPVPNGSLTDMTCNVKKDVSIAAVNAAFKHASETHLKHILQYTEDPIVSVDIIGNPHSCIFDSDMTSVIGKMVKIIGWYDNERGYSHRIVDLILQISDK; this is encoded by the coding sequence ATGGAAAAAACCATTAAAATAGGAATCAACGGTTTTGGTCGTATTGGCAGAAATCTATTCAGAATACTATTAGATCATCCTCAAATTGAAGTTGTCGCCGTAAACGATATCTCCAACACAAAAACCATGTCACACTTGTTAAAGTACGACAGCATTCACGGCGTACTTCATCGCGAAATCGGATTTACAAATACTTCCATTTCCATCGATGGAATGAATGTCACCTTTACATCGGAACAGGATATTTCTAACATTTCATGGGGCGAGGTGGACGTGGTTGTAGAATGTACCGGAAAATTTAAAAGCAAAGTTCAATTAGAACAGCATTTGGAAAATGGGGCCAAAAAGGTGATCTTAGCAGTACCCCCACTTGAAGATGATATAAAAACTGTAGTTTTAGGGGTAAATGATGATATTCTAACGTCCGAAGACCGTATAATTTCGAATGCATCCTGTACAACCAACAATGCGGCTCCCATGTTAAAGGTACTGGATGAGCTGTGCGGAATTGAACAAGCGTATATTACTACTATTCATTCATATACTACAGATCAAAGTTTACACGATCAGCCTCACAGAGACCTGAGACGTGCGCGTGCGGCGGGACAATCGATTGTCCCTACCACTACCGGGGCAGCAAAGGCCCTTACGAAGATATTTCCGGATCTTGCCTCGGTAATTGGAGGTTGCGGTATTCGAGTTCCGGTACCCAATGGTTCTTTAACCGATATGACTTGTAATGTAAAGAAAGACGTAAGCATCGCAGCGGTAAATGCCGCGTTTAAACATGCTTCCGAAACACATTTAAAGCATATTCTTCAATATACCGAAGATCCTATCGTATCTGTGGATATTATTGGAAACCCTCATTCCTGTATCTTCGATTCAGACATGACATCGGTAATCGGAAAAATGGTCAAAATAATCGGCTGGTACGATAACGAGAGGGGTTATTCGCATAGAATTGTAGATTTAATCCTACAAAT
- a CDS encoding pyridoxal phosphate-dependent aminotransferase, protein MPSVSRKGQQMPESPIRKLVPFAEKAYKANKTVYHLNIGQPDIKTPQIAMDAVSMHSLEILAYSRSEGSEGYRTKIANYYKRNEIPVEADNIIVTTGGSEALLFAMGSIADIDDEIIIPEPFYANYNGFATASGVKIVPVISKIEDNFALPPISEFEKLITPKTKAILICNPGNPTGYLYSKEEIKTLAAIVKKHDLFLVADEVYREFTYDGYEHYSILQEESMAEHGIIIDSVSKRYSMCGARIGCLVSKNKQVMATALKFAQARLSPPTFAQIASEAALGTPQSYFDNVISEYEQRRNTLIRELQKIPGVIVGVPKGAFYCIVQLPVKNSDDFAQWLLESFDLNGETIMVAPAAGFYSSPGVGLNQVRIAYVLNEDSLIKAVNILKVALEQYKG, encoded by the coding sequence ATGCCATCAGTATCCAGAAAGGGGCAACAGATGCCGGAATCTCCTATCAGAAAATTGGTTCCTTTTGCCGAAAAAGCCTATAAAGCCAACAAAACAGTCTACCATTTAAATATTGGACAACCGGATATAAAAACCCCTCAGATCGCTATGGATGCTGTATCCATGCACTCGCTGGAGATACTTGCGTATTCCCGATCGGAAGGATCGGAAGGGTATCGAACCAAGATCGCCAACTATTATAAACGCAACGAGATTCCTGTAGAGGCGGACAATATAATAGTTACTACCGGGGGAAGCGAAGCATTACTCTTTGCGATGGGAAGTATTGCCGATATTGATGACGAAATCATTATCCCGGAACCATTTTATGCGAATTACAACGGATTTGCAACGGCTTCGGGCGTGAAGATCGTTCCTGTAATTTCTAAGATAGAAGATAATTTTGCCTTGCCACCGATTTCAGAATTTGAAAAACTTATAACGCCTAAAACCAAAGCCATCCTTATCTGTAACCCGGGAAATCCCACGGGATATCTTTATTCCAAGGAAGAAATTAAAACCCTCGCCGCTATTGTAAAGAAACACGACTTGTTCTTAGTGGCCGATGAGGTATATCGCGAGTTTACTTACGATGGTTATGAGCACTATTCTATACTGCAGGAAGAGAGTATGGCCGAACACGGTATTATCATCGATTCAGTTTCTAAAAGATACAGTATGTGTGGGGCGCGTATTGGCTGCCTTGTTTCAAAAAACAAACAAGTCATGGCTACAGCCTTGAAGTTTGCTCAGGCGCGATTAAGTCCGCCTACTTTTGCGCAAATTGCCAGTGAAGCCGCGTTGGGAACTCCACAGAGTTATTTTGATAACGTTATAAGTGAATACGAACAACGACGCAACACGCTAATAAGAGAATTGCAAAAGATCCCCGGTGTGATCGTGGGCGTACCAAAAGGAGCTTTTTACTGTATTGTCCAACTGCCGGTAAAAAACAGTGATGATTTTGCACAGTGGTTGCTGGAATCATTCGATCTTAACGGAGAAACCATTATGGTTGCTCCGGCAGCCGGTTTTTATTCAAGTCCCGGAGTTGGATTAAATCAGGTGCGTATCGCCTATGTCCTTAATGAAGACAGTCTTATTAAAGCCGTTAATATCTTAAAGGTGGCTCTTGAACAATATAAAGGTTGA
- a CDS encoding membrane or secreted protein produces the protein MGILLITVVLLLLAVAGIAIKIWGKKDGKFAGTCASQNPFLNKDGEACGFCGKSPEEFENCTEEVHQ, from the coding sequence ATGGGAATTTTATTGATAACGGTAGTATTATTACTGCTGGCAGTAGCAGGAATCGCTATAAAAATATGGGGTAAAAAAGACGGAAAATTTGCCGGAACCTGTGCAAGTCAGAACCCATTTTTAAACAAAGACGGAGAAGCTTGCGGGTTTTGCGGAAAATCCCCGGAAGAGTTTGAGAACTGCACCGAAGAAGTGCATCAATAA
- a CDS encoding Nramp family divalent metal transporter, with protein MKLSIKNLGPGFLFAGAAIGVSHLVQSTRAGADFGFGLLWALLLINAVKYPFFEFGPRYAAATGESLLQGYRKLGKSVLWVYFIITFATMFTIQTAVTIVTAGIASMLFGTGSVVLWTAIITAICFAILIIGRYKVLDNLMKTIVICLTLSTILAVILATETTSTITVTQVFPMEAAGIAFLIAFMGWMPAPLDISIWHSVWTLEKKKVDPSITPSQSRFDFNVGFIATTVLAIGFLSLGALVMFNTGESFSGNGTVFANQLISMYTASLGDGAKIVIGIAALTTMFSTTLTTLDASPRVMHQTSEILMKTNHKKGYLFWLLVLIAGTMAIFFFFVSEMGVLIQIATVLSFLTAPFYAIMNYVLLTGKYTPVEARPSGFMKIYSLFSIIVLIGFSVWYLVTF; from the coding sequence TTGAAACTTTCCATTAAAAACCTGGGACCCGGTTTTCTTTTTGCCGGTGCCGCCATTGGCGTCTCACATCTGGTTCAATCTACCCGAGCCGGTGCCGACTTTGGCTTCGGACTCCTATGGGCGTTGCTACTTATAAATGCAGTAAAGTATCCTTTCTTTGAGTTTGGTCCGCGCTACGCTGCGGCAACCGGTGAGAGTTTGCTTCAAGGCTACCGAAAACTGGGCAAGAGTGTGCTGTGGGTTTATTTTATTATCACTTTTGCTACGATGTTTACCATACAAACCGCCGTAACAATCGTCACTGCTGGAATAGCATCCATGTTGTTTGGCACAGGTTCGGTAGTGCTGTGGACGGCCATTATCACTGCGATCTGCTTTGCAATCCTCATCATAGGACGTTATAAGGTACTGGATAACCTCATGAAGACGATCGTGATCTGTCTTACATTAAGTACCATCCTGGCAGTCATTCTAGCTACTGAAACGACTTCGACAATTACGGTAACGCAAGTTTTTCCAATGGAAGCGGCCGGAATTGCATTTCTTATTGCCTTTATGGGATGGATGCCGGCTCCTTTGGACATATCTATCTGGCATTCGGTATGGACATTGGAAAAAAAGAAGGTCGATCCAAGCATAACACCGTCACAATCCCGCTTCGATTTTAATGTAGGCTTTATTGCGACCACGGTACTTGCTATTGGATTTCTTTCTTTGGGAGCGTTAGTTATGTTTAATACTGGGGAAAGTTTTTCAGGCAATGGAACTGTGTTTGCGAACCAATTGATCTCTATGTATACCGCCAGTCTGGGCGACGGAGCAAAGATCGTGATAGGAATTGCCGCACTAACTACCATGTTTAGCACTACTCTCACCACACTGGATGCGTCTCCTCGAGTTATGCATCAGACTTCAGAAATATTAATGAAAACAAATCATAAAAAGGGGTATCTGTTTTGGCTACTCGTATTAATTGCCGGTACAATGGCTATCTTTTTCTTTTTTGTTTCTGAGATGGGAGTGCTTATTCAAATCGCTACGGTGCTTTCATTTTTAACCGCCCCGTTTTATGCAATAATGAATTATGTACTGCTCACCGGTAAATATACCCCGGTAGAGGCTAGACCTTCAGGATTTATGAAGATCTACAGTCTGTTTTCCATTATTGTGCTTATCGGCTTCAGCGTCTGGTACTTAGTTACTTTTTAG
- the murB gene encoding UDP-N-acetylmuramate dehydrogenase codes for MHIEENKSLKEYNTFGIESAARKFVSVKTVSELQEVLRKFRNEPKFILGGGSNMLLKNNIDSLVIHIALMGVEVISEDRDHVYITAMGGENWHEFVLYCVESNYGGIENLSLIPGNVGTAPIQNIGAYGVELKDVFERCTAVRIKDGTECTFNKSDCKFGYRDSVFKTEKKGEFIITSVTFKLTKRNHLKHTSYGAIDDILKERGIEAPSIKDISEAVIAIRQSKLPDPKELGNSGSFFKNPVISNDAFREFRVHFPDAPFYDVSPTEFKIPAGWLIEQAGFKGKRFGDAGVHKNQALVLVNYGNATGADIWKLALKIQKEVKEKFGIYIEPEVNII; via the coding sequence ATGCATATTGAAGAGAACAAATCGCTCAAGGAATACAATACCTTCGGAATTGAAAGTGCCGCTCGGAAATTCGTTTCGGTTAAAACCGTTTCTGAGCTTCAGGAAGTACTGAGAAAATTCAGAAATGAACCTAAATTCATTTTAGGAGGTGGCAGCAATATGCTGTTAAAGAACAATATCGATTCGTTGGTAATCCATATTGCCCTTATGGGAGTGGAAGTGATTTCAGAAGACCGTGATCATGTGTATATCACAGCTATGGGAGGCGAGAACTGGCATGAGTTTGTGCTTTATTGTGTTGAAAGTAATTATGGTGGTATTGAAAACCTTTCGTTAATACCCGGGAATGTTGGTACGGCACCTATTCAGAATATTGGTGCATACGGCGTGGAATTAAAGGATGTTTTTGAGCGATGCACTGCAGTAAGGATCAAAGATGGAACAGAATGTACCTTTAATAAATCTGATTGTAAGTTTGGATACCGAGACTCTGTTTTTAAAACGGAAAAGAAAGGCGAATTTATAATTACAAGTGTCACTTTTAAGCTTACCAAAAGGAATCATTTGAAGCATACCTCTTACGGGGCTATCGACGATATTTTAAAGGAACGGGGTATTGAAGCTCCGTCTATTAAAGACATTTCCGAGGCTGTGATCGCCATTAGACAATCCAAACTCCCCGACCCCAAAGAATTGGGAAATAGCGGTAGTTTTTTTAAGAATCCGGTGATTAGCAATGACGCTTTTAGAGAATTTCGAGTTCACTTTCCCGATGCTCCTTTTTACGATGTGTCGCCAACAGAATTTAAAATTCCGGCGGGTTGGCTTATAGAACAGGCCGGTTTTAAAGGAAAACGCTTCGGAGATGCGGGTGTGCATAAAAATCAGGCGTTGGTACTTGTGAACTACGGAAATGCTACCGGAGCCGATATATGGAAGCTCGCACTTAAAATTCAAAAGGAAGTAAAAGAAAAATTCGGGATATATATTGAACCCGAAGTGAATATTATTTAA
- the lipA gene encoding lipoyl synthase: MEIQTLDTQKPAPKPKWLRVKLPTGKKYTELRGLVDKYDLHTICTSGSCPNMGECWTEGTATFMILGNICTRSCGFCGVKTGRPETIDWDEPEKVARSIKLMEIKHAVITSVDRDDLKDMGSIIWAETVKAIRRMNPTTTLETLIPDFQGNTRNIDRIVAVKPEVVSHNMETVKRLTREVRIQAKYERSLEVLRYLKSSGIDRTKSGIMLGLGETEAEVIQSLEDLRAVHLDIVTLGQYLQPSKKHLPVKEFISPEQFKKYEEIGLEMGFRHVESGPLVRSSYKAQKHLT, translated from the coding sequence ATGGAAATACAAACCTTAGATACACAAAAACCGGCACCTAAACCTAAATGGTTACGGGTAAAATTACCCACCGGTAAGAAATATACTGAACTTCGTGGATTGGTCGATAAATACGACCTGCATACCATTTGTACTTCAGGCAGTTGTCCGAATATGGGTGAATGCTGGACCGAAGGTACTGCCACTTTTATGATCCTCGGAAATATTTGTACCCGCTCCTGCGGATTCTGTGGAGTTAAGACCGGTCGTCCTGAAACCATCGATTGGGACGAGCCCGAAAAAGTTGCGCGATCCATAAAACTGATGGAAATAAAACATGCGGTGATCACCTCGGTAGATCGGGATGACCTAAAGGATATGGGTTCCATTATCTGGGCTGAAACCGTTAAGGCTATCCGGAGAATGAATCCCACTACCACCTTGGAAACTCTTATCCCCGATTTTCAGGGAAATACTCGCAATATTGATCGTATCGTTGCTGTTAAGCCTGAAGTGGTATCCCATAATATGGAAACTGTAAAGCGCCTTACTAGAGAAGTGAGAATTCAGGCAAAATATGAACGGAGCCTTGAAGTATTGCGATACTTAAAAAGCAGCGGGATTGACCGTACCAAGAGCGGAATCATGCTAGGCTTAGGTGAAACGGAAGCCGAAGTGATACAATCGCTCGAAGATCTAAGGGCAGTACATCTGGATATTGTTACGCTGGGACAGTACCTACAACCCTCTAAAAAACATTTGCCGGTTAAGGAATTTATTTCCCCCGAACAGTTTAAGAAATATGAAGAAATTGGACTCGAAATGGGCTTCAGGCACGTGGAAAGCGGTCCTTTAGTGCGATCTTCCTACAAAGCACAAAAACATCTCACTTAG